In Actinomycetota bacterium, one genomic interval encodes:
- a CDS encoding chemotaxis protein CheW, translated as MADDARAADELQLVVFSLGREEFAVEVTQVREIMRMEEITRMPKSPHFVEGIINLRGQIIAVVELSKRLNLEVGERDSDTRIIVVEAEDIKVGMIVDAVSEVLRISADEVEPSPTLATDISAAYLQGVVKQDNRLIILLDLTKVLSLQEMAGLGF; from the coding sequence ATGGCGGACGATGCCAGGGCGGCGGACGAGCTCCAGCTGGTCGTTTTCAGCCTGGGGCGGGAGGAATTCGCCGTAGAGGTGACCCAGGTGCGCGAGATCATGCGCATGGAGGAGATAACGCGCATGCCGAAGAGCCCCCATTTCGTGGAGGGCATCATCAACCTGCGCGGACAGATCATCGCCGTGGTGGAGCTGTCGAAGCGCCTCAACCTGGAGGTTGGGGAGAGGGACAGCGACACCCGCATCATCGTGGTAGAGGCTGAAGACATCAAGGTGGGCATGATCGTGGATGCGGTGTCCGAGGTGCTGCGCATCAGCGCCGATGAGGTGGAGCCGAGCCCGACCCTGGCCACGGACATCTCAGCCGCTTACCTGCAGGGAGTGGTGAAGCAGGACAACCGCCTGATAATCCTGCTCGACCTGACCAAGGTGCTCTCGCTGCAGGAGATGGCGGGACTCGGGTTTTAA